A region of the Chlamydia felis Fe/C-56 genome:
AAACTTTTTCTTCCATAGTCAGTTCATCTTGTTGGAACATATAGGAGGCTGCAACTAAAATATCTGCACCTGCTTCGCGACATATTTTAGCGGAAGCTTCGTCAATGCCACCATCCACTTCAATCAAACAAGAATCTTCAAGACCCATGGTCTTTATTGCCTGTTTTGTAAAACGAATCTTATCTGGAACATCAGCAATGAAACTTTGACCACAAAATCCTGGATGTACAGACATTAAAAGTACAACATCACAAAAGGGTAGGAGTGGAGGGATAAATTCGATAGAGGTTTCTGGGGAAAAAGCTAGCCCCGCTTGTATTCCACATTTTTTAATATAAGATAATAGTTCTTTAAGATTTTCAGAAGCTTCAAAATGTACGATGATACGATCTGCCCCTGATTTGACAAAGGCCTCTATAAAATCAAAAGGTGTGTAGATCATAGCGTGCACCTC
Encoded here:
- the rpe gene encoding ribulose-phosphate 3-epimerase: MNKKQRQKTLIAPSIMGGNLACIGTEAKRIEAAGADLIHIDIMDGHFVPNLTFGPGVIAAINRSTNLFLEVHAMIYTPFDFIEAFVKSGADRIIVHFEASENLKELLSYIKKCGIQAGLAFSPETSIEFIPPLLPFCDVVLLMSVHPGFCGQSFIADVPDKIRFTKQAIKTMGLEDSCLIEVDGGIDEASAKICREAGADILVAASYMFQQDELTMEEKVLLLRGESHGIK